The Candidatus Thorarchaeota archaeon genome has a segment encoding these proteins:
- a CDS encoding GNAT family N-acetyltransferase, giving the protein MNITVRNGTQIRIAPYRPEHAASIANSLFDNIPVDVVRQQREELLAAGEEEVISITALDGERAIGICIGIRGRWYGERHRVDLLQIVVHEDYREQCVAKAMIKEVAHHVAQRGAELLTVNVEDENSVARTAYKRIGFVEYGELPRGLKFNEKYSTQILMMQPIKDLLNLQ; this is encoded by the coding sequence GTGAACATCACCGTTCGCAACGGAACGCAGATTCGTATTGCCCCTTATAGACCAGAACATGCAGCATCAATTGCAAATAGTCTCTTTGATAATATACCAGTAGATGTGGTCCGGCAACAACGTGAGGAATTGCTTGCAGCTGGAGAGGAGGAGGTCATTAGTATCACGGCCTTGGATGGAGAGCGTGCAATAGGGATCTGCATTGGAATTCGAGGCAGATGGTACGGGGAACGTCATAGAGTGGACCTACTCCAAATCGTGGTTCATGAGGACTACCGAGAACAATGTGTTGCAAAAGCCATGATCAAGGAAGTTGCACATCACGTTGCGCAGCGTGGTGCCGAACTACTGACAGTCAATGTCGAGGACGAAAATTCAGTTGCTCGTACAGCATACAAGAGGATTGGTTTTGTTGAATATGGGGAGTTACCAAGAGGCCTCAAATTTAATGAGAAATACTCGACACAGATACTGATGATGCAGCCAATTAAGGATCTACTTAATTTACAATAG